A stretch of Pirellulales bacterium DNA encodes these proteins:
- the hisB gene encoding imidazoleglycerol-phosphate dehydratase HisB, with protein MPRTASVNRQTAETQIELELALDGAGQADVATGIGFFDHMLVLFAKHGAFDLRVRAVGDLHVDQHHTVEDTGICLGQAFRQALGDKAGIRRYGHFTLPMEETLATVAVDLSGRYALAYNAPTPSQKIGDFDAELLEDFWQATAANCLCNLHVLLHYGRNSHHIAEATFKAVARAFRMAVELDPRMPGVPSTKGTLST; from the coding sequence ATGCCGCGCACCGCTTCCGTCAACCGTCAAACGGCTGAAACGCAGATCGAGCTCGAGCTGGCGCTTGACGGTGCAGGTCAGGCCGACGTCGCGACGGGGATCGGCTTTTTCGACCACATGCTCGTCCTGTTCGCCAAGCACGGGGCGTTCGATCTGAGGGTCCGCGCCGTCGGCGATCTGCACGTCGATCAACACCACACGGTCGAGGACACGGGGATCTGCCTCGGTCAGGCCTTCCGACAAGCCCTGGGGGACAAGGCAGGGATCCGCCGCTACGGCCACTTCACGCTGCCGATGGAAGAGACGCTGGCGACGGTCGCGGTGGACCTGAGCGGGCGGTACGCGCTCGCCTACAACGCCCCCACTCCGTCGCAGAAGATCGGCGATTTCGACGCGGAGCTGCTGGAAGACTTCTGGCAGGCGACGGCCGCGAACTGCCTATGCAACCTGCACGTGCTGTTGCACTACGGCCGCAACAGCCATCACATCGCCGAGGCGACCTTCAAAGCCGTAGCCCGGGCGTTTCGCATGGCGGTCGAACTCGACCCCCGGATGCCGGGCGTGCCGAGCACGAAGGGGACGCTCAGCACGTAG
- the rsmA gene encoding ribosomal RNA small subunit methyltransferase A, producing MSRQTKTFLMQRFREMGIAPATRHGQNFLIDLNLQQLIVDAAQLDKRDVVLEVGTGTGALTAKMARQAAAVVTVEIDGHLFELASELLLDFDNVTMLKLDALHNKNRFHPAVMEAVGQRLAEAPDRRFKLVANLPYNIATPVLSNLLSCEHVPYSMTATIQKELADRIVASPWSKDYSGLSVWMQCQADAEIVRIMGPSVFWPAPKVDSAIIRIAVNEAKRAAVPDLHYFHQFTKAIFIHRRKFLRANVVAAMKRHLDKAEVDEILAEMEFADDVRTEQLDVATLLRLTELVRAKAPDWTL from the coding sequence ATGTCGCGCCAGACCAAGACCTTTCTGATGCAGCGGTTCCGCGAGATGGGGATCGCCCCGGCGACGCGGCACGGACAGAACTTTCTCATTGATCTGAATCTGCAGCAGTTGATCGTCGACGCGGCGCAGCTCGACAAACGCGACGTCGTGCTCGAAGTGGGGACCGGCACCGGCGCCCTGACCGCGAAGATGGCCCGTCAGGCCGCCGCAGTCGTCACGGTGGAGATCGACGGCCACTTGTTCGAGTTGGCGAGCGAGCTGTTGCTCGATTTCGACAACGTGACCATGCTCAAGCTTGACGCGCTGCACAACAAGAACCGCTTCCACCCGGCGGTTATGGAAGCCGTCGGCCAACGGCTGGCCGAGGCCCCCGACCGGCGGTTCAAGCTGGTCGCCAACCTGCCGTATAACATCGCCACGCCGGTGCTCAGCAACCTGCTGTCGTGCGAGCACGTCCCCTACTCGATGACCGCGACGATCCAGAAGGAATTGGCCGACCGCATCGTCGCGTCGCCGTGGTCGAAGGACTACAGCGGGCTCAGCGTCTGGATGCAATGCCAGGCCGACGCCGAGATCGTGCGGATCATGGGGCCGTCGGTCTTCTGGCCTGCGCCGAAGGTTGACTCGGCGATCATCCGCATCGCGGTCAACGAGGCGAAGCGCGCAGCCGTGCCCGACCTGCATTACTTTCACCAATTCACCAAGGCGATCTTCATCCATCGCCGCAAGTTTCTGCGGGCCAACGTCGTCGCGGCCATGAAGCGGCATCTCGACAAGGCCGAAGTCGACGAAATCTTGGCCGAAATGGAGTTCGCCGACGACGTGCGGACCGAACAGCTCGACGTGGCGACGCTGCTCCGGCTGACCGAGCTCGTGCGCGCCAAAGCGCCCGACTGGACGCTGTAG
- a CDS encoding inorganic pyrophosphatase: protein MGFPSPFYRWRPHPWHGLDVGPDPPSIVHAYIELTPFDRIKYELDKKTGYLRVDRPNRTSSFCPTLYGFVPRTYCGNRVKDLIPGAKTGDGDPLDICVISERPIQNSEIILKARVVGVLPMLDNDEADHKIVAVLENDNMWHEVKDVADLPKVMVDRLRHYFSTYKMLTPEDAKVDISAAMGREEAEKVVQAAIADYVEHFGE, encoded by the coding sequence ATGGGCTTCCCCTCGCCCTTCTATCGCTGGCGTCCCCACCCCTGGCATGGACTCGACGTGGGGCCCGATCCCCCGTCGATCGTGCACGCCTACATCGAGCTGACTCCGTTCGATCGAATCAAGTACGAACTCGACAAGAAGACCGGGTACCTGCGCGTCGACCGCCCCAATCGGACGTCGTCGTTCTGCCCGACGCTGTACGGGTTCGTCCCCCGCACCTACTGCGGCAACCGGGTCAAGGACCTCATTCCCGGCGCCAAGACGGGGGACGGCGACCCGCTGGACATCTGCGTTATCAGCGAACGGCCGATCCAGAACAGCGAAATCATCCTCAAGGCCCGCGTCGTCGGCGTCCTGCCGATGCTCGACAACGACGAGGCCGACCACAAGATCGTCGCCGTGTTGGAAAACGACAACATGTGGCACGAGGTCAAGGACGTCGCCGATCTGCCCAAGGTGATGGTCGACCGCCTGCGGCACTACTTCAGCACCTACAAGATGCTGACCCCCGAGGACGCCAAGGTCGACATCTCCGCGGCCATGGGCAGGGAAGAAGCCGAGAAGGTCGTCCAGGCGGCAATCGCCGATTACGTGGAACACTTCGGCGAGTGA